A single window of Pungitius pungitius chromosome 20, fPunPun2.1, whole genome shotgun sequence DNA harbors:
- the riox1 gene encoding ribosomal oxygenase 1 isoform X1, whose translation MERKHMSAFSLYQTLSTDEPPPATTPSRQVADKKKRKKENGANKVHTIKAQLKPERKKKRKKPLMSPQREEILKGFTKDEECANGDGEALDALLADLAKVNNSRERASKLFQWLVNPIPAKSFFSETWEKKPILVQRKNSDYYKGLFSTAEFDRMLRKEDVQYGVNLDVTSYTKGKRKTHNPAGRALPFTVWDFYENGCSLRLLNPQAFSSTVWNVLSILQEYFGSMAGANVYLTPPGTQGFAPHYDDIEAFVVQLEGKKHWRVYNPRSEDEVLPVLSSANFNQKDIGKPILEVVLEPGDLLYFPRGFIHQGDCLPDAHSLHITISSYQKNSWGDLLQKVVPVALEIAMEEDVDFRRGLPLDYLTYMGVQNSDKADPRRTQFFSQIERLMKKLATYSPVDAAVDQKARDFFHDCLPPMLTPEESSSSVQGASARWERGQVLDVGSQITTQTRVRVLRAGCARLCSDGEAVNLYYTTENSRVYHKEELKSFEVKAEVIVEDVHKLFFVFDISMMLSQTRLIGFFQHTDAIEFLIHSYPDFLTVGSFPCDSTKDKIALAELLFERGIIHTAEPL comes from the exons atggagagaaaacacaTGTCCGCCTTTTCGCTGTATCAAACGTTGTCAACAGACGAGCCTCCTCCAGCAACGACGCCTTCTCGGCAG GTGGCAGataagaagaaaaggaaaaaggagaatGGGGCCAATAAGGTCCACACAATAAAAGCTCAGTTAAAGcctgaaaggaagaaaaagcgAAAGAAGCCTCTTATGTCTCCACAAAGAGAGGAGATCCTTAAGGGCTTTACAAAA GACGAGGAGTGTGCAAATGGAGATGGCGAGGCTCTGGATGCTCTGCTGGCCGACCTGGCAAAAGTCAACAACAGCAGGGAGAGAGCGAGCAAGCTGTTCCAGTGGCTCGTCAACCCCATTCCTGCAAAGTCCTTCTTCAG TGAAACATGGGAAAAGAAGCCCATTCTTGTTCAACGTAAGAATTCCGATTATTACAAAGGACTATTCTCCACAGCAGAGTTTGATCGCATGTTAAGAAAG GAGGATGTTCAGTATGGAGTTAACCTGGACGTCACAAGCTACACTAAAGGCAAAAGGAAGACGCACAATCCTGCTGGGAGAGCTCTGCCGTTCACTGTGTGGGACTTCTATGAG AACGGCTGCTCCCTCCGTTTGCTGAACCCTCAGGCGTTCTCCTCCACTGTGTGGAACGTGCTGTCCATTCTCCAAGAGTACTTTGGCAGCATGGCAGGAGCCAACGT ATACCTGACACCACCTGGAACGCAGGGCTTTGCTCCCCATTATGACGACATCGAGGCGTTTGTGGTTCAGCTGGAGGGGAAGAAACATTGGAGGGTGTACAACCCACG GTCAGAGGACGAGGTCTTGCCCGTGCTGTCAAGTG CAAACTTCAATCAGAAAGACATCGGGAAGCCCATTCTGGAAGTGGTCCTGGAACCCGGAGATCTCCTTTATTTTCCCCGGGGCTTCATCCACCAGGGCGACTGCTTGCCAGATGCTCACTCCCTCCACATCACCATCTCCTCCTACCAGAAGAACAGCTGGGGGGATCTGCTACAGAAG GTGGTTCCAGTAGCATTGGAAATAGCAATGGAGGAGGATGTGGACTTTAGACGGGGCTTGCCCCTCGATTACCTGACGTACATGGGAGTACAGAACTCAGACAAG GCTGACCCACGCAGGACACAATTCTTTTCACAAATTGAGAGACTGATGAAGAAGCTGGCGACTTACTCCCCTGTGGACGCAGCCGTGGATCAGAAAGCCAGAGACTTCTTCCATGACTGCCTCCCTCCAATGCTCACACCAG AGGAATCGTCCAGCAGTGTTCAAGGAGCATCTGCTAGGTGGGAGCGTGGGCAAGTCCTGGATGTGGGTTCACAAATCACCACTCAGACCAGAGTGAGAGTTCTCCGTGCTGGATGTGCCAG GTTATGCAGTGATGGAGAGGCTGTTAATCTTTACTACACAACAGAAAACTCCAGAGTTTACCACAAAGAGGAGCTCAAGAGTTTCGAAGTAAAAGCAGAGGTAATAGTGGAAGATGTTCATAAactattttttgtatttgataTCTCAATGATGTTGTCACAGACTAGACTAATTGGTTTTTTTCAGCACACTGATGCCATTGAGTTTCTGATCCATTCATATCCTGATTTTTTGACTGTGGGAAGTTTCCCATGTGATTCTACAAAGGACAAG ATCGCTTTGGCTGAGTTGCTCTTTGAGAGGGGGATTATCCACACTGCAGAACCTCTGTAG
- the riox1 gene encoding ribosomal oxygenase 1 isoform X2, with protein MERKHMSAFSLYQTLSTDEPPPATTPSRQVADKKKRKKENGANKVHTIKAQLKPERKKKRKKPLMSPQREEILKGFTKDEECANGDGEALDALLADLAKVNNSRERASKLFQWLVNPIPAKSFFSETWEKKPILVQRKNSDYYKGLFSTAEFDRMLRKEDVQYGVNLDVTSYTKGKRKTHNPAGRALPFTVWDFYENGCSLRLLNPQAFSSTVWNVLSILQEYFGSMAGANVYLTPPGTQGFAPHYDDIEAFVVQLEGKKHWRVYNPRSEDEVLPVLSSANFNQKDIGKPILEVVLEPGDLLYFPRGFIHQGDCLPDAHSLHITISSYQKNSWGDLLQKVVPVALEIAMEEDVDFRRGLPLDYLTYMGVQNSDKADPRRTQFFSQIERLMKKLATYSPVDAAVDQKARDFFHDCLPPMLTPEESSSSVQGASARWERGQVLDVGSQITTQTRVRVLRAGCARLCSDGEAVNLYYTTENSRVYHKEELKSFEVKAEHTDAIEFLIHSYPDFLTVGSFPCDSTKDKVCGFKCTWSVWRCDATHLVCMHVSVPLGF; from the exons atggagagaaaacacaTGTCCGCCTTTTCGCTGTATCAAACGTTGTCAACAGACGAGCCTCCTCCAGCAACGACGCCTTCTCGGCAG GTGGCAGataagaagaaaaggaaaaaggagaatGGGGCCAATAAGGTCCACACAATAAAAGCTCAGTTAAAGcctgaaaggaagaaaaagcgAAAGAAGCCTCTTATGTCTCCACAAAGAGAGGAGATCCTTAAGGGCTTTACAAAA GACGAGGAGTGTGCAAATGGAGATGGCGAGGCTCTGGATGCTCTGCTGGCCGACCTGGCAAAAGTCAACAACAGCAGGGAGAGAGCGAGCAAGCTGTTCCAGTGGCTCGTCAACCCCATTCCTGCAAAGTCCTTCTTCAG TGAAACATGGGAAAAGAAGCCCATTCTTGTTCAACGTAAGAATTCCGATTATTACAAAGGACTATTCTCCACAGCAGAGTTTGATCGCATGTTAAGAAAG GAGGATGTTCAGTATGGAGTTAACCTGGACGTCACAAGCTACACTAAAGGCAAAAGGAAGACGCACAATCCTGCTGGGAGAGCTCTGCCGTTCACTGTGTGGGACTTCTATGAG AACGGCTGCTCCCTCCGTTTGCTGAACCCTCAGGCGTTCTCCTCCACTGTGTGGAACGTGCTGTCCATTCTCCAAGAGTACTTTGGCAGCATGGCAGGAGCCAACGT ATACCTGACACCACCTGGAACGCAGGGCTTTGCTCCCCATTATGACGACATCGAGGCGTTTGTGGTTCAGCTGGAGGGGAAGAAACATTGGAGGGTGTACAACCCACG GTCAGAGGACGAGGTCTTGCCCGTGCTGTCAAGTG CAAACTTCAATCAGAAAGACATCGGGAAGCCCATTCTGGAAGTGGTCCTGGAACCCGGAGATCTCCTTTATTTTCCCCGGGGCTTCATCCACCAGGGCGACTGCTTGCCAGATGCTCACTCCCTCCACATCACCATCTCCTCCTACCAGAAGAACAGCTGGGGGGATCTGCTACAGAAG GTGGTTCCAGTAGCATTGGAAATAGCAATGGAGGAGGATGTGGACTTTAGACGGGGCTTGCCCCTCGATTACCTGACGTACATGGGAGTACAGAACTCAGACAAG GCTGACCCACGCAGGACACAATTCTTTTCACAAATTGAGAGACTGATGAAGAAGCTGGCGACTTACTCCCCTGTGGACGCAGCCGTGGATCAGAAAGCCAGAGACTTCTTCCATGACTGCCTCCCTCCAATGCTCACACCAG AGGAATCGTCCAGCAGTGTTCAAGGAGCATCTGCTAGGTGGGAGCGTGGGCAAGTCCTGGATGTGGGTTCACAAATCACCACTCAGACCAGAGTGAGAGTTCTCCGTGCTGGATGTGCCAG GTTATGCAGTGATGGAGAGGCTGTTAATCTTTACTACACAACAGAAAACTCCAGAGTTTACCACAAAGAGGAGCTCAAGAGTTTCGAAGTAAAAGCAGAG CACACTGATGCCATTGAGTTTCTGATCCATTCATATCCTGATTTTTTGACTGTGGGAAGTTTCCCATGTGATTCTACAAAGGACAAGGTATGTGGTTTTAAATGCACATGGTCCGTGTGGAGATGTGATGCTACACACTTAGTCTGCATGCATGTCAGTGTACCGCTGGGTTTTTAA
- the extl3 gene encoding exostosin-like 3 yields MQRNGGGGGGGGGGQPWVLRRVRLTWLSFMLFFILVFFPLIAHYYLTTIDEAGGPDKRIFGPRPGGELCEAKHVQDLCRIRESVSEELLQLEAKRQELNGEIARLNLRIEACKRSIDSAKQDLLQLKNVISQTEHSYKELMAQNQPKLSLPVRLLPDKEDPGLPPPKSARSCRLRSCFDYARCPLTSGFPVYVYDTGSYAWGDYLDPLVKQAFAASVKSNIYTTDNPGIACLYLVLVGELQESSSPAPSPLELEKQLKALPYWRSDGHNHVLVHFSRKSMTQNFLYNVSTGRAAVAQSTFLEQQYREGFDLVVSPLVHALSEPNFLEVPPQVPVKRKYLFTFQGERVESLRSSLQEAPPQSFEEEMEGDPPADYDDRIVGTLKAVQDSHLDQVLVEFTCKNPQQSLPTEWALCGEREDRLEVLKASTFGLVIAPGDGQLVASAGCGMRLFEALEVGTIPVVLGDHSRLPYHQFIRWSEAAIIVPKPRVTELHFLLRSLSDNDMLAMRRQGRFLWETYFSTTENVLNTLLASIRTSIQVPAAPIKEEPAHEIPHKAGKMAGTDANLADNGDLDLGPVETEPPYASPRFLRNFTYTAAETYRTWNRAPGPFHLFPHTPMDPVLPSEAKFLGSGTGFRPIGGGTGGSGKEFQAALGGNVPREQFTVVMLTYEREEVLMNSLERLNGLPYLNKVVVVWNSPKPPSDDLLWPDIGLPIVVVRTEKNSLNNRFLPWDAVETEAILSIDDDAHLRHDEIMFGFRVWREARDRVVGFPGRYHAWDVNHQSWLYNSNYSCELSMVLTGAAFFHKYYAYLYSYVMPQAIRDMVDDYINCEDIAMNFLVSHITRKPPIKVTSRWTFRCPGCPQALSHDDSHFHERHKCINFFVKVYGYMPLLYTQFRVDSVLFKTRLPHDKTKCFKFI; encoded by the exons ATGCAGCGTaacggtggtggtggtggcggcggcggcggcggccagcCGTGGGTGTTGCGCCGCGTGCGCCTCACCTGGCTCAGTTTCATGCTCTTCTTCATCCTGGTTTTCTTCCCGCTTATTGCCCACTACTACCTCACCACCATCGACGAGGCCGGCGGTCCCGACAAGCGCATCTTCGGGCCGCGGCCCGGCGGCGAGCTGTGCGAGGCCAAGCACGTGCAGGACCTGTGCCGGATTCGCGAGTCGGtcagcgaggagctgctgcagctggaggccaAGAGGCAGGAGCTCAACGGCGAGATCGCCCGGCTCAACCTGCGCATCGAGGCCTGCAAGCGGAGCATCGACAGCGCCAAGCAGGacctgctgcagctgaagaacGTCATCAGCCAGACGGAGCATTCCTACAAAGAGCTCATGGCCCAGAACCAGCCCAAGCTTTCGCTTCCCGTCAGGCTGCTGCCGGACAAGGAGGACCCGGGACTGCCGCCGCCCAAGTCGGCCCGCTCCTGCCGCCTGCGCTCCTGCTTCGACTACGCCCGCTGCCCCCTCACCTCTGGGTTCCCCGTGTATGTCTACGACACCGGCTCGTACGCATGGGGGGATTACCTTGACCCACTGGTGAAGCAGGCCTTCGCAGCGTCAGTTAAGAGCAACATTTATACAACGGATAACCCCGGCATTGCGTGTCTGTATTTGGTGCTGGTGGGAGAGCTGCAGGAGTCCTCTTCCCCTGCGCCGTCTCCTTTAGAGCTGGAGAAGCAACTGAAAGCTCTCCCTTACTGGAGGTCCGATGGACACAACCACGTACTGGTACATTTCTCTCGAAAGTCCATGACGCAGAACTTTCTGTATAATGTGAGCACAGGACGGGCGGCGGTGGCTCAGTCCACCTTCTTGGAGCAGCAGTACCGCGAGGGCTTTGACCTGGTGGTCTCGCCGCTGGTCCACGCCCTCTCGGAACCCAATTTTTTAGAAGTGCCCCCTCAAGTTCCCGTGAAGAGGAAATACCTCTTCACCTTCCAGGGGGAGAGGGTGGAGTCCCTGAGGAGCAGCTTGCAGGAAGCACCCCCCCAGTCTTTTGAGGAGGAAATGGAAGGAGACCCGCCAGCCGACTACGACGATCGCATCGTCGGCACCTTAAAGGCGGTGCAGGACAGCCACTTGGATCAGGTGCTGGTGGAGTTCACCTGCAAGAACCCGCAGCAGAGCTTGCCGACCGAGTGGGCTCTTtgcggagagagggaggaccgGCTGGAGGTCCTCAAGGCTTCGACCTTTGGCTTGGTGATTGCTCCGGGGGACGGACAGCTGGTGGCCTCTGCGGGCTGTGGGATGAGGCTCTTCGAGGCCCTGGAGGTGGGGACCATTCCCGTCGTGCTGGGCGACCACTCCAGACTTCCATACCACCAGTTCATTCGCTGGAGCGAAGCGGCCATTATCGTTCCGAAGCCTCGCGTCACAGAGCTCCACTTCCTGCTACGCAGCCTGTCGGACAACGACATGTTGGCGATGAGGCGCCAGGGCCGCTTTCTGTGGGAGACCTACTTCTCCACCACGGAGAATGTTCTCAACACCCTCCTGGCCAGCATCAGAACCAGCATCCAGGTTCCTGCTGCGCCCATCAAGGAAGAGCCCGCCCACGAGATTCCCCACAAAGCGGGGAAGATGGCGGGAACTGACGCCAACCTGGCTGACAACGGTGACCTGGATCTGGGTCCCGTCGAAACGGAGCCCCCCTACGCCTCTCCCCGCTTCCTCCGCAACTTCACGTACACAGCCGCAGAGACTTATAGGACGTGGAACCGCGCTCCGGGGCCTTTCCATCTGTTCCCTCACACTCCAATGGACCCCGTGTTGCCCTCCGAAGCCAAGTTCCTTGGCTCAGGTACTGGTTTTAGGCCTATCGGCGGAGGTACGGGGGGCTCGGGGAAGGAGTTTCAGGCAGCTCTAGGAGGAAATGTGCCCCGAGAACAGTTCACCGTGGTGATGCTGACTTatgagagggaggaggtgcTGATGAACTCTCTGGAGCGGCTGAATGGCCTGCCGTACCTCAACAAGGTAGTGGTGGTGTGGAACTCACCGAAGCCTCCTTCGGACGACCTGCTGTGGCCAGACATCGGCCTGCCGATTGTG GTTGTGCGCACGGAGAAGAACAGCCTCAACAATCGCTTCCTTCCGTGGGACGCCGTGGAAACCGAGGCCATCCTGTCGATCGACGACGACGCTCACCTCCGCCACGATGAGATCATGTTCGGGTTCAG AGTGTGGCGTGAGGCCAGAGATCGCGTCGTGGGTTTCCCCGGCCGGTACCACGCATGGGACGTCAACCACCAGTCCTGGCTCTACAACTCCAACTACTCCTGTGAGCTCTCCATGGTCCTGACAGGAGCTGCTTTTTTCCATAAG TACTACGCCTACCTGTACTCCTACGTGATGCCCCAAGCCATCAGGGACATGGTGGACGACTACATAAACTGCGAGGACATCGCCATGAACTTCCTGGTCTCTCACATCACCCGCAAGCCTCCCATCAAG
- the riox1 gene encoding ribosomal oxygenase 1 isoform X3: MERKHMSAFSLYQTLSTDEPPPATTPSRQVADKKKRKKENGANKVHTIKAQLKPERKKKRKKPLMSPQREEILKGFTKDEECANGDGEALDALLADLAKVNNSRERASKLFQWLVNPIPAKSFFSETWEKKPILVQRKNSDYYKGLFSTAEFDRMLRKEDVQYGVNLDVTSYTKGKRKTHNPAGRALPFTVWDFYENGCSLRLLNPQAFSSTVWNVLSILQEYFGSMAGANVYLTPPGTQGFAPHYDDIEAFVVQLEGKKHWRVYNPRSEDEVLPVLSSANFNQKDIGKPILEVVLEPGDLLYFPRGFIHQGDCLPDAHSLHITISSYQKNSWGDLLQKVVPVALEIAMEEDVDFRRGLPLDYLTYMGVQNSDKADPRRTQFFSQIERLMKKLATYSPVDAAVDQKARDFFHDCLPPMLTPEESSSSVQGASARWERGQVLDVGSQITTQTRVRVLRAGCARLCSDGEAVNLYYTTENSRVYHKEELKSFEVKAEHTDAIEFLIHSYPDFLTVGSFPCDSTKDKIALAELLFERGIIHTAEPL; this comes from the exons atggagagaaaacacaTGTCCGCCTTTTCGCTGTATCAAACGTTGTCAACAGACGAGCCTCCTCCAGCAACGACGCCTTCTCGGCAG GTGGCAGataagaagaaaaggaaaaaggagaatGGGGCCAATAAGGTCCACACAATAAAAGCTCAGTTAAAGcctgaaaggaagaaaaagcgAAAGAAGCCTCTTATGTCTCCACAAAGAGAGGAGATCCTTAAGGGCTTTACAAAA GACGAGGAGTGTGCAAATGGAGATGGCGAGGCTCTGGATGCTCTGCTGGCCGACCTGGCAAAAGTCAACAACAGCAGGGAGAGAGCGAGCAAGCTGTTCCAGTGGCTCGTCAACCCCATTCCTGCAAAGTCCTTCTTCAG TGAAACATGGGAAAAGAAGCCCATTCTTGTTCAACGTAAGAATTCCGATTATTACAAAGGACTATTCTCCACAGCAGAGTTTGATCGCATGTTAAGAAAG GAGGATGTTCAGTATGGAGTTAACCTGGACGTCACAAGCTACACTAAAGGCAAAAGGAAGACGCACAATCCTGCTGGGAGAGCTCTGCCGTTCACTGTGTGGGACTTCTATGAG AACGGCTGCTCCCTCCGTTTGCTGAACCCTCAGGCGTTCTCCTCCACTGTGTGGAACGTGCTGTCCATTCTCCAAGAGTACTTTGGCAGCATGGCAGGAGCCAACGT ATACCTGACACCACCTGGAACGCAGGGCTTTGCTCCCCATTATGACGACATCGAGGCGTTTGTGGTTCAGCTGGAGGGGAAGAAACATTGGAGGGTGTACAACCCACG GTCAGAGGACGAGGTCTTGCCCGTGCTGTCAAGTG CAAACTTCAATCAGAAAGACATCGGGAAGCCCATTCTGGAAGTGGTCCTGGAACCCGGAGATCTCCTTTATTTTCCCCGGGGCTTCATCCACCAGGGCGACTGCTTGCCAGATGCTCACTCCCTCCACATCACCATCTCCTCCTACCAGAAGAACAGCTGGGGGGATCTGCTACAGAAG GTGGTTCCAGTAGCATTGGAAATAGCAATGGAGGAGGATGTGGACTTTAGACGGGGCTTGCCCCTCGATTACCTGACGTACATGGGAGTACAGAACTCAGACAAG GCTGACCCACGCAGGACACAATTCTTTTCACAAATTGAGAGACTGATGAAGAAGCTGGCGACTTACTCCCCTGTGGACGCAGCCGTGGATCAGAAAGCCAGAGACTTCTTCCATGACTGCCTCCCTCCAATGCTCACACCAG AGGAATCGTCCAGCAGTGTTCAAGGAGCATCTGCTAGGTGGGAGCGTGGGCAAGTCCTGGATGTGGGTTCACAAATCACCACTCAGACCAGAGTGAGAGTTCTCCGTGCTGGATGTGCCAG GTTATGCAGTGATGGAGAGGCTGTTAATCTTTACTACACAACAGAAAACTCCAGAGTTTACCACAAAGAGGAGCTCAAGAGTTTCGAAGTAAAAGCAGAG CACACTGATGCCATTGAGTTTCTGATCCATTCATATCCTGATTTTTTGACTGTGGGAAGTTTCCCATGTGATTCTACAAAGGACAAG ATCGCTTTGGCTGAGTTGCTCTTTGAGAGGGGGATTATCCACACTGCAGAACCTCTGTAG